In Methanosarcina barkeri MS, a single window of DNA contains:
- a CDS encoding YIP1 family protein, with translation MYEGMYGSARGLGFFAILMTVIITPIAGIISIFIEAAILYIIYKILGGTGSYEGTVRFISYATAVLVLSWIPIVGWIAGIYGIYLYIVGGMHVHDVSMARSVIAVLLPTLLIILLMVIFMAWLFAFSGLSLFGFFSTGVIFL, from the coding sequence ATGTACGAGGGTATGTACGGTAGTGCGAGAGGGCTTGGCTTTTTCGCGATACTTATGACTGTGATCATAACACCTATTGCAGGTATTATTTCTATCTTTATCGAAGCTGCAATACTCTATATTATTTATAAAATACTTGGAGGAACGGGAAGTTACGAAGGCACTGTAAGATTCATTTCTTATGCAACTGCTGTACTGGTACTTTCCTGGATTCCTATTGTCGGCTGGATTGCCGGAATTTACGGGATATATCTCTATATTGTGGGCGGAATGCATGTCCATGATGTAAGCATGGCAAGGTCCGTAATAGCTGTACTGCTACCAACTTTACTTATAATCTTGCTTATGGTTATATTTATGGCATGGCTATTTGCTTTTTCAGGATTATCTCTCTTCGGGTTCTTTTCTACGGGGGTTATCTTTTTATAA
- the tpiA gene encoding triose-phosphate isomerase, which yields MGLPFIVLNYKTYLQGTGQGAVEIAKACKTVSEESGIEIAVAPQLSDIYRVASEVELPVFSQHLDGIGAGSFTGHVFGKAIKEAGAVGTLINHSERRLTLAEIEASLKAAKEFGLRSIICTNNVPTTAAAAALGPDYVAIEPPELIGSGIPVSKADPEVVSGSVEAVAKIDPSVKVLCGAGISKGEDLRAALDLGSQGVLLASGIVKATDPKAALEDLIRLV from the coding sequence TTGGGTTTACCATTCATTGTATTGAACTATAAGACTTATTTACAGGGTACGGGCCAGGGAGCAGTGGAAATTGCAAAGGCCTGCAAAACCGTATCCGAAGAATCAGGTATTGAGATAGCAGTAGCCCCGCAGCTTTCGGATATTTACAGGGTAGCCTCGGAAGTTGAGCTTCCGGTTTTTTCCCAGCATCTGGATGGGATAGGAGCAGGAAGCTTCACAGGTCATGTTTTCGGAAAAGCCATAAAAGAAGCAGGCGCTGTAGGGACTCTGATCAACCACTCTGAGAGGCGTCTAACTCTTGCAGAGATCGAGGCATCTCTAAAGGCTGCAAAGGAATTCGGGCTCAGGTCAATTATCTGCACTAATAATGTCCCGACAACTGCAGCAGCAGCAGCCCTGGGGCCGGATTATGTTGCAATCGAACCCCCCGAACTTATAGGGAGTGGAATCCCTGTCTCAAAAGCTGACCCTGAAGTTGTTAGCGGTTCGGTTGAGGCGGTTGCAAAAATTGATCCCAGTGTAAAGGTACTCTGCGGAGCCGGGATTTCCAAAGGTGAAGACCTCAGGGCAGCCCTTGACCTTGGTTCTCAAGGCGTGCTTCTGGCATCTGGAATTGTAAAAGCCACAGACCCAAAAGCCGCACTGGAAGACCTTATCCGTCTGGTTTAA
- a CDS encoding prephenate dehydrogenase: MGQWFTRFFKQKGYEVTVWGKGGKTEIAKKLGVPFALDLEKAVPESDIVIVSVPINVTEETIAEFAPKMKAGSLLMDFTSIKVKPVEAMKKFAPSDVEILGTHPMFGPTIPTIRGQTVILVPVKGRSEKWFPVMRELFEEGGAHVEITTAAEHDRLVSVVQGLTHFAYITIGTTIDRLDFDIKKSRKFVSPVYAIMLDFVGRILGQNPYLYALIQMENPGVLEVHDAFIKECEELSRLVRAHDEESFVKKMKSAARKYGDTAHALRKSDKLINSRITEYETILNSVGKVCGFSHFYSGKIHVGTLEKAGPDEIVLTKLVSKGTSPHIKNKFVKLKLENLRILSESELWEWRKENLEHSTRDISVLIPEGADPAVILNAINTNKQLAACEISDIYKGIDQEDHKRINLGDYKGEDYKEFNRIETEKEREKAKSLGVTYRITVFGDCDANSVEADVTALLCGLGCRIRKKNLKQKEKSEAERKI, encoded by the coding sequence ATGGGACAGTGGTTTACCCGTTTTTTCAAACAAAAAGGCTACGAAGTTACAGTCTGGGGAAAAGGCGGGAAAACAGAGATTGCAAAGAAATTAGGAGTTCCTTTTGCCTTGGATCTCGAAAAAGCTGTTCCGGAAAGTGACATAGTAATAGTCTCGGTGCCCATCAATGTAACTGAAGAGACTATTGCGGAGTTTGCTCCAAAAATGAAGGCTGGAAGTCTTCTTATGGACTTTACTTCCATTAAAGTAAAGCCTGTGGAAGCTATGAAAAAGTTTGCCCCTTCAGATGTGGAAATTCTCGGCACACATCCTATGTTCGGCCCGACAATTCCCACTATCAGAGGGCAAACTGTCATTCTCGTCCCTGTAAAGGGGCGTTCGGAGAAGTGGTTCCCAGTAATGAGAGAGCTTTTTGAGGAAGGGGGGGCGCATGTTGAAATTACTACGGCAGCCGAACACGACAGGCTTGTTTCGGTTGTACAGGGACTTACTCATTTTGCCTATATTACCATAGGAACGACCATTGACAGGTTAGATTTTGATATAAAAAAATCTAGAAAATTCGTAAGCCCGGTCTACGCCATAATGCTGGACTTTGTAGGCAGGATTCTTGGCCAGAACCCCTATCTGTATGCCCTTATCCAGATGGAAAATCCCGGAGTTCTGGAAGTTCATGACGCATTTATCAAGGAATGTGAAGAGCTCTCAAGGCTGGTGCGAGCCCATGACGAAGAAAGTTTTGTGAAAAAAATGAAATCTGCTGCTCGTAAGTACGGCGATACGGCTCATGCCCTGCGTAAATCGGACAAACTGATTAATTCCAGAATAACTGAATACGAGACCATCCTGAATTCTGTTGGAAAGGTCTGTGGCTTTTCTCATTTTTATTCCGGAAAAATCCATGTAGGTACCCTGGAAAAAGCAGGCCCGGATGAGATCGTTCTTACAAAACTGGTATCAAAAGGCACTTCCCCCCATATAAAAAACAAATTTGTAAAACTTAAGCTTGAAAATCTTCGCATACTTTCGGAATCCGAATTGTGGGAATGGAGAAAAGAAAACCTTGAACATTCTACCAGGGATATTTCAGTCCTTATCCCTGAAGGAGCTGACCCTGCAGTTATCCTTAACGCTATAAATACTAACAAACAGCTTGCAGCCTGCGAAATAAGTGATATCTATAAAGGGATTGATCAGGAAGATCACAAAAGGATTAATCTGGGAGACTATAAAGGGGAAGATTATAAAGAATTTAACCGGATAGAAACTGAAAAAGAAAGAGAAAAAGCAAAAAGTCTCGGAGTTACTTACAGGATAACAGTTTTTGGGGATTGTGATGCTAATTCTGTCGAAGCTGATGTCACAGCACTCCTTTGCGGTCTTGGGTGCAGAATCAGAAAGAAAAATCTGAAGCAGAAAGAAAAATCTGAAGCAGAAAGAAAAATCTGA
- a CDS encoding bifunctional 5,6,7,8-tetrahydromethanopterin hydro-lyase/3-hexulose-6-phosphate synthase, whose translation MFQIGEALMGQGAELAHVDLMIGDKGGPVGQAFANGLTQLSVGHTPLLSVIRPNLPPKPSTLIIPKVTVKNMEQAGKIFGPAQAAVAKAVADSVEEGVISKDQVEEIVIVASVFLHPDAQDYNKIYRYNYGATKLAIKRALEGFPDINTVLEESNKSTHAIMGFKVTRLWDPPYLQVAFDNPDIEFVQSAISQIPKSDHVIIEAGTPLIKRYGMDVISKIREVRPDAFIVADLKTLDTGNLEARMVADAAGDAIVVSALAPISTIDKLIEEAHKTGIYAVMDTLNQQDPISVLKQLKVMPDVIELHRGIDIEATEHAWGNIAEIKKVAPKTLVAVAGGVRLDKVPVALGQGADILVVGRAITNSKDVREVAEQFINSLNKPEIDQFRVMTDF comes from the coding sequence ATGTTTCAAATAGGAGAAGCTTTAATGGGGCAGGGTGCAGAACTTGCCCATGTTGATTTGATGATAGGAGACAAGGGAGGACCCGTAGGGCAAGCTTTTGCAAACGGCCTGACCCAGCTTTCAGTCGGTCATACCCCTCTCCTGTCCGTTATCAGACCCAATCTGCCTCCAAAACCTTCAACCCTAATTATTCCGAAGGTTACGGTAAAAAATATGGAGCAAGCAGGAAAAATTTTCGGACCTGCTCAGGCAGCCGTTGCAAAGGCAGTAGCAGACTCAGTTGAAGAAGGCGTAATCTCAAAGGATCAGGTTGAAGAAATTGTCATTGTAGCCAGTGTCTTTCTCCATCCTGATGCCCAGGATTACAACAAGATCTACAGGTATAATTACGGAGCAACAAAACTCGCAATCAAGCGTGCTCTCGAAGGTTTCCCGGACATTAACACCGTTCTTGAGGAAAGCAACAAGTCTACCCATGCTATCATGGGATTCAAGGTCACAAGGCTCTGGGACCCACCATACCTGCAGGTTGCTTTTGACAATCCTGACATCGAATTCGTGCAATCCGCCATATCTCAGATTCCTAAAAGCGATCACGTTATTATCGAAGCAGGCACACCTCTTATCAAACGCTATGGTATGGATGTCATCTCAAAGATCAGAGAGGTCAGGCCTGATGCCTTCATAGTAGCTGACTTAAAAACTCTGGATACCGGAAATCTTGAAGCAAGAATGGTTGCAGATGCTGCAGGAGATGCTATTGTTGTCTCTGCACTTGCCCCAATAAGCACTATTGACAAGCTCATTGAGGAAGCCCATAAGACAGGTATCTATGCGGTAATGGATACCCTCAACCAGCAAGATCCGATTTCTGTCTTAAAACAGCTTAAGGTCATGCCTGATGTCATTGAACTCCATCGTGGAATCGACATTGAAGCCACTGAACATGCATGGGGCAATATCGCCGAGATCAAGAAGGTTGCTCCAAAGACACTGGTTGCTGTTGCAGGCGGTGTCCGTCTTGACAAAGTGCCTGTAGCTCTCGGTCAGGGTGCTGACATTCTTGTGGTTGGACGTGCGATTACCAACTCAAAAGATGTCAGGGAAGTTGCCGAACAGTTTATCAACAGCCTTAACAAACCGGAAATTGACCAGTTCAGGGTCATGACTGACTTCTAA
- a CDS encoding HEAT repeat domain-containing protein, which translates to MNHSVPKIILLLLTLTMVGVAAGISESNKENPNETTMLDMNESETQQAVEPPTLTMVGVAAGINEGNNENPNATTILDTNESETQQAIEPLIKALGNDDINSRKEARFALEEMEEDAVDPLIEVIDSENPEIRCEAALALGNIGGQKAEKAIIQLLKDEDPEVRSGAALALGNARSQRAEKQLIQALSDEDERVRSNSAWALGEIEKAGSSSEEDGWGETLFSGKVENEKIVEALNLSLEDNNSEVRSSAAEALGKLGGEKAEESLIKALSDEDRKVRRNAVEALGKIGDKKATEPLIKALNDEDRETRKKAIVALGELREEKATEALIKVLSDEDKDVRCTAAVELGEIGDQRAEKALISALSDKDPEVRSLVVESLGKIGEEEATGALVQQLKDPDQKVRNITEKTLEETGDRNTKPIVQALKDKNNNVKQYAGEILVGIGKPAVEPLIEALSDDDAYTSSTAAWALGNIGDKRAIKPLIQNLSAENEETKLSCARALVEIGEPAVPDMIKSLENQNKTVRKYIVFSLIEMGDKRAVPELKELFKEKTETSTELTEKKGDEKVDQTLQKAVEEKDMTFRKEVAKAFEDIGNSETEPLINALKADPQNIKKYEEASGVNPKDKKAPEKLLDALKREESYVRVSSILALGGMREESSIEPLIEILVKDCNETKACAAFSLGEIGNEKAVEPLSIALKTDKYGNVKECSAISLGKIGDQRAVDPLIMALNENDSVKSCAALALGKIGNPKAVKPLIQILSDENPEVRRNAALALGAIGDQKAVKSLTVGLQDGDETVRVASAWALGNIGDATAVGALNSATTDGNETLRSTALEALGKINDPKAVGTLKKALKDNNSGIRISAVTALGEIKGEKATDTLVMALGDNNKKVRDCASKILLDRKEEAVEPLIRGLNSENQNIRENSVFLLIDIGDERAVKPLTKYLNANTRAQPEIQENKT; encoded by the coding sequence ATGAATCATTCAGTGCCTAAAATCATACTGTTACTACTCACACTGACAATGGTTGGAGTTGCTGCCGGAATCAGCGAAAGCAACAAAGAAAACCCCAATGAAACGACCATGTTAGATATGAATGAGTCAGAAACTCAACAGGCTGTAGAACCTCCCACACTGACAATGGTTGGAGTTGCTGCCGGAATCAATGAAGGTAACAATGAAAACCCCAATGCGACAACCATTCTAGATACGAATGAGTCAGAAACTCAACAGGCTATAGAGCCTCTGATAAAGGCATTAGGAAATGACGATATAAACTCCAGAAAGGAAGCCAGATTCGCTCTGGAAGAAATGGAAGAAGACGCTGTAGATCCTCTTATAGAAGTTATTGACTCTGAAAACCCGGAAATAAGATGTGAAGCAGCTCTGGCTCTTGGAAATATTGGTGGGCAAAAAGCAGAAAAAGCCATAATACAGCTTTTGAAGGACGAAGACCCAGAGGTTAGAAGCGGTGCAGCTCTAGCTCTTGGTAATGCAAGAAGCCAGAGAGCAGAAAAACAACTAATTCAAGCACTTTCAGACGAAGATGAAAGAGTGCGCTCCAATTCAGCCTGGGCTCTTGGAGAAATTGAAAAGGCAGGTTCTTCTTCAGAGGAAGATGGCTGGGGGGAGACCTTATTCTCAGGAAAGGTAGAAAATGAGAAAATTGTTGAGGCCCTCAACCTAAGTCTCGAAGATAATAACAGTGAGGTAAGGTCCAGTGCAGCAGAAGCTCTAGGAAAACTTGGAGGAGAAAAAGCCGAAGAGTCTCTGATTAAGGCACTTTCAGACGAGGACAGAAAAGTTCGAAGGAACGCCGTGGAAGCCCTTGGAAAGATAGGGGATAAAAAAGCCACTGAACCCCTGATAAAAGCACTGAATGACGAAGACAGAGAGACAAGAAAGAAAGCCATTGTAGCTCTCGGAGAACTCCGAGAAGAGAAAGCAACAGAAGCCCTGATTAAGGTACTTTCGGATGAAGACAAGGACGTCCGCTGTACTGCAGCTGTCGAATTGGGAGAAATTGGGGATCAAAGAGCCGAGAAAGCCCTGATAAGTGCTCTTTCAGATAAAGATCCTGAAGTACGGAGCCTTGTTGTGGAATCTCTTGGAAAAATAGGAGAAGAAGAAGCAACAGGAGCTCTCGTCCAGCAGTTAAAAGACCCTGACCAAAAAGTCAGAAATATAACTGAAAAAACACTTGAAGAAACTGGAGACAGAAATACTAAACCGATTGTTCAGGCATTAAAGGATAAAAATAATAATGTCAAGCAGTATGCTGGGGAGATTCTTGTTGGAATCGGAAAACCAGCAGTTGAGCCCCTTATAGAAGCCCTTTCAGATGATGATGCATATACAAGCAGTACAGCCGCCTGGGCTCTTGGAAATATAGGAGATAAAAGGGCAATAAAACCTCTCATTCAAAATCTCTCGGCTGAAAATGAAGAAACAAAATTGAGCTGTGCCAGAGCTCTTGTAGAAATAGGAGAACCGGCAGTTCCTGATATGATAAAATCTCTTGAGAACCAGAATAAGACTGTTAGAAAATATATTGTTTTTTCACTCATTGAAATGGGAGACAAGAGAGCTGTTCCAGAACTTAAGGAACTTTTCAAGGAAAAAACAGAAACTTCTACTGAACTCACTGAAAAAAAAGGTGACGAAAAAGTAGACCAGACTCTCCAGAAAGCTGTAGAAGAAAAAGACATGACCTTCCGGAAGGAAGTAGCAAAAGCCTTTGAAGATATTGGGAACTCAGAAACAGAACCCCTCATCAATGCACTAAAAGCAGACCCTCAAAACATAAAAAAATACGAAGAGGCTTCCGGAGTTAATCCTAAAGATAAAAAAGCGCCAGAAAAACTCCTAGATGCATTAAAACGTGAAGAGAGTTATGTGAGAGTCAGCTCTATACTTGCACTGGGAGGAATGAGAGAAGAAAGCTCTATCGAACCTCTTATTGAAATCTTGGTCAAAGACTGCAATGAGACAAAAGCCTGTGCAGCCTTTTCTCTTGGAGAAATTGGAAACGAAAAGGCAGTGGAACCATTATCAATTGCCCTGAAAACGGATAAATACGGCAATGTGAAAGAGTGCAGTGCTATTTCCCTTGGAAAAATCGGGGATCAAAGGGCAGTAGACCCTCTTATCATGGCTTTGAACGAAAACGATTCCGTAAAAAGTTGTGCAGCCCTTGCTCTGGGAAAAATTGGAAACCCGAAAGCGGTTAAACCCCTGATCCAGATACTATCCGATGAAAATCCCGAAGTACGGCGAAATGCAGCTCTGGCTCTGGGGGCAATAGGGGATCAAAAAGCAGTGAAATCTTTAACTGTAGGACTACAGGATGGAGACGAAACTGTGAGAGTCGCTTCAGCATGGGCCCTTGGAAATATAGGTGATGCCACAGCTGTAGGCGCGCTCAATAGTGCTACAACAGATGGAAATGAAACACTCAGAAGCACTGCTTTAGAAGCCCTGGGTAAAATAAATGACCCAAAAGCAGTTGGAACTCTTAAGAAAGCTCTTAAGGATAATAACTCCGGAATTCGGATCTCTGCTGTTACTGCTTTAGGAGAGATAAAAGGCGAAAAAGCAACTGACACTCTTGTCATGGCTTTGGGAGATAATAATAAAAAAGTAAGAGACTGCGCGTCAAAGATTCTTCTTGATAGAAAAGAAGAAGCAGTGGAACCTCTAATAAGAGGCCTGAATAGTGAAAACCAGAATATCAGGGAGAACTCTGTGTTCCTGCTAATTGACATTGGAGATGAAAGAGCAGTAAAACCTCTCACCAAGTACTTGAATGCAAATACCAGAGCTCAACCTGAAATTCAAGAAAACAAAACTTAA
- a CDS encoding endonuclease III domain-containing protein, translating to MDIDELMRRLFELYPEASNDGFTDPFFALISTVMSHRTRDDVTYPAASKLFERFSTPEEMARADVSEIETLIKDVGFYRVKAGRIKEISRLLLEKYDGKVPDDMEALLELPGVGRKTANCVLAHAFLKDALAVDTHVHRISNRLGLVDTKTPEETETELKKIFPRKYWRHINLLLVKLGQNTCRPISPRCKTCTLDDICPKILL from the coding sequence ATGGACATTGATGAACTCATGAGGAGGCTCTTTGAACTTTATCCTGAAGCTTCTAACGATGGCTTTACAGATCCTTTTTTTGCGTTAATTTCTACTGTGATGTCCCACAGAACCCGGGATGACGTGACCTATCCAGCGGCTAGCAAGCTTTTTGAGAGATTTTCGACGCCTGAAGAAATGGCGAGAGCTGATGTTAGCGAGATTGAAACTCTTATCAAAGATGTGGGCTTTTACAGAGTTAAAGCAGGGAGAATAAAGGAAATTTCCAGACTTCTTCTAGAGAAATATGATGGCAAGGTTCCTGACGATATGGAAGCTCTTCTTGAACTGCCTGGAGTAGGCAGGAAGACCGCTAACTGCGTGCTTGCGCATGCTTTTCTCAAGGATGCCCTTGCCGTGGACACTCATGTTCACAGGATTTCTAACAGGCTAGGTCTGGTAGATACAAAAACTCCTGAAGAAACTGAAACCGAATTAAAAAAGATCTTTCCACGGAAATATTGGAGACATATAAATCTCTTGCTCGTAAAATTAGGGCAAAATACCTGCCGGCCTATTTCTCCAAGGTGCAAAACATGTACTCTTGATGATATCTGTCCTAAAATTCTCCTTTAA
- a CDS encoding HEAT repeat domain-containing protein, which yields MSGVRWRVSLLFALITLSIFLSLLANSDRFMEVRGNGTYTQTGTGSLSNSIVNLTNRLEAGNHEARLNAAAELGKLGRPAANNLVDKIESNNSSSEEINSYMLLALLETGDDRTENILSENFEKIEASDKTAKESEAEEWKQELSEDILQAIEEKDTVTRKYIADSIAMDSARSRNRGETNAFERALKSEIQNSSIYVPFALSDFGPEESGNETEKLLKALKSNKGSTRIAAMMALGEMREKAAVDPILEILTRDYLPAQASAAIALGKIGDKRAVEALRKEMKDGDNEYVKGGSAIALARIGDENSVPYIIDRLRDQRIKVRSSAALALGEIGNETAVEPLIEILKTGKSAEGQKSNSLNANTDVRKSAILALGEIGSTNSTEILIGILTDKEEELEVRTAAASALGNIKDPKAVETLKQTFADKTTDANIRNAAFLALSKTRDRETAGMLVGKMGDQEIGAIARKALIDMGEMAVGPLIENLKTEDKKTRAETALILIEIGDQRAVKPLIEAYK from the coding sequence ATGTCCGGAGTTCGATGGAGAGTCTCTCTTTTATTTGCGCTTATCACTCTTTCTATATTTTTATCACTTCTTGCAAATAGTGATAGGTTTATGGAAGTCAGGGGAAATGGAACATATACACAGACCGGAACTGGGAGTTTAAGCAATTCAATCGTAAATCTCACAAACAGGCTGGAAGCCGGTAATCATGAAGCGAGATTGAACGCTGCAGCTGAACTTGGGAAGCTCGGTAGGCCTGCGGCAAATAATCTTGTTGACAAAATTGAGTCAAATAATTCGAGTTCGGAAGAAATAAACAGTTACATGCTCCTCGCCCTTCTTGAAACCGGGGATGACAGAACAGAAAATATCCTTTCCGAAAACTTTGAGAAAATTGAGGCTTCGGATAAGACTGCAAAAGAGAGCGAAGCTGAAGAATGGAAACAAGAGCTCTCAGAGGATATCCTGCAGGCCATCGAAGAAAAAGATACAGTCACAAGAAAGTACATTGCAGATTCCATTGCTATGGACTCCGCCAGGTCGAGAAATAGGGGAGAAACAAACGCTTTTGAGAGAGCTCTTAAATCAGAAATACAGAATTCAAGTATCTATGTTCCTTTTGCGCTTTCAGACTTTGGCCCTGAAGAATCAGGAAACGAAACCGAAAAACTTCTTAAAGCTCTTAAAAGCAATAAAGGAAGCACAAGAATTGCAGCTATGATGGCTCTTGGAGAAATGAGAGAAAAAGCTGCAGTAGATCCCATACTTGAAATTTTGACAAGAGATTATCTGCCGGCACAAGCCAGCGCAGCAATTGCACTTGGAAAGATTGGGGACAAAAGAGCAGTAGAAGCTCTAAGAAAAGAAATGAAAGATGGCGATAACGAATATGTTAAAGGCGGTTCTGCAATTGCACTTGCGAGAATAGGAGACGAAAATTCAGTACCCTATATTATAGATAGATTGAGAGATCAGAGAATCAAAGTAAGAAGTAGTGCAGCTCTTGCGCTTGGAGAAATCGGAAACGAGACCGCGGTAGAACCCCTAATAGAAATCCTGAAAACCGGAAAGAGTGCAGAAGGGCAAAAAAGTAATTCCTTGAATGCAAACACTGATGTCCGAAAAAGCGCTATCCTTGCCCTTGGAGAAATAGGGAGCACCAACTCTACTGAGATTTTAATCGGCATACTGACCGATAAAGAAGAGGAGCTTGAAGTCAGGACAGCAGCAGCTTCAGCCCTGGGAAATATAAAAGATCCAAAAGCTGTAGAAACGCTCAAACAGACTTTTGCTGACAAAACTACGGATGCAAATATTAGAAATGCAGCTTTTCTCGCGCTCAGTAAAACAAGAGACCGGGAAACTGCAGGAATGCTTGTAGGAAAAATGGGAGATCAAGAGATTGGGGCTATTGCCAGAAAAGCTCTCATAGATATGGGGGAAATGGCTGTTGGTCCCCTTATAGAAAATTTGAAAACGGAAGACAAGAAAACAAGAGCTGAAACAGCCTTAATTCTTATTGAAATTGGGGATCAGAGGGCAGTTAAACCTCTCATTGAAGCTTATAAGTGA
- a CDS encoding ferritin-like domain-containing protein: MAVKGYNEGIRLATELGDNNNKTFLESILKEEEEHVDWLETPLDQIGQIGIQTLSGTADLWIRKFLLRLYTFKRFLSRYS; this comes from the coding sequence GTGGCCGTCAAAGGTTATAATGAAGGCATTCGCCTGGCAACGGAGTTGGGAGATAACAACAATAAAACTTTCCTAGAATCTATCCTGAAGGAAGAAGAAGAACACGTCGACTGGTTAGAAACCCCGCTAGATCAGATTGGACAGATAGGTATCCAGACCCTATCTGGCACAGCAGATCTATGGATAAGGAAGTTCCTGCTGCGTCTTTATACTTTTAAGAGATTTCTTTCAAGATATTCCTAG